A section of the Kribbella sp. HUAS MG21 genome encodes:
- a CDS encoding nitroreductase family deazaflavin-dependent oxidoreductase gives MGRRMLRVGNRIGVWMYRTLDGRLASGSKDVHVLMLTTPGRRTGVPRSTCVRYVETPDGLLVWGTGSGSRTDPDWFRNLRAAGSTDVQIGAGHTRMRPRELTGAERDAAWKGVILREDPRIGRFAVKAHRTIPVAVLTPAPD, from the coding sequence ATGGGGCGCCGGATGCTGCGGGTGGGGAATCGGATCGGGGTGTGGATGTACCGCACGCTCGACGGGCGGCTGGCGAGTGGGAGCAAGGACGTCCATGTCCTGATGCTCACCACGCCCGGCCGGCGGACCGGCGTACCGCGGTCGACGTGCGTGCGGTACGTCGAGACGCCGGACGGCCTGCTCGTGTGGGGTACCGGGTCGGGGTCACGCACGGATCCTGACTGGTTCCGGAACCTCCGGGCGGCCGGGAGTACCGACGTACAGATCGGGGCCGGGCACACGCGGATGCGGCCGCGTGAACTCACCGGTGCGGAGCGGGACGCGGCGTGGAAGGGCGTGATCCTGCGCGAGGACCCGCGGATCGGCCGGTTCGCGGTGAAGGCGCACCGCACGATCCCGGTCGCCGTCCTGACACCGGCACCGGACTGA
- a CDS encoding fumarate hydratase — protein MEVCPVSADFNYSELLPLGADETEYRLLTTEGVSTFTAGDRTFLQVQPEVLQQLTAEAMHDISHYLRTAHLEQLRRIIDDPEASGNDRFVALDLLKNANISAGGVLPMCQDTGTAIVMGKKSEGVLTGVADEEWISRGVYDAYTKLNLRYSQMAPLTMWDEKNTGSNLPAQIELYSTPTHGDPAYKFLFMAKGGGSANKSFLYQETKAVLNPSRMMEFLDEKIRSLGTAACPPYHLAVVVGGTSAEYALKTAKYASAHYLDTLPTAGSPVGHGFRDVELEEEVFKLTQQFGIGAQFGGKYFCHDVRVIRLPRHGASCPVAIAVSCSADRQALAKITPEGVFLEQLEKEPARFLPDTTDEHLDDSEVVRVDLNRPMSEIRAELSKLPVKTRLSLTGPLVVARDIAHAKIKERLDAGEPMPSYLRDHAVYYAGPAKTPEGYASGSFGPTTAGRMDAYVDQFQAAGGSFVMLAKGNRSAKVTAACKEHGGFYLGSIGGPAARLAQDCIKSVEVIEYPELGMEAIWKIQVEDFPAFVVVDDKGNDFFTDTRKPVPLTVRPRS, from the coding sequence ATGGAGGTATGTCCGGTGTCTGCCGACTTCAACTACTCCGAGCTGTTGCCGTTGGGTGCTGACGAGACGGAGTACCGGCTGCTGACGACGGAGGGTGTCAGCACGTTCACCGCGGGCGACCGGACCTTCCTGCAGGTGCAGCCCGAGGTGCTGCAGCAGCTGACCGCCGAGGCGATGCACGACATCTCGCACTACCTGCGGACCGCGCACCTCGAGCAGCTGCGGCGGATCATCGACGACCCGGAGGCGTCCGGGAACGACCGGTTCGTCGCGCTCGACCTGCTGAAGAACGCGAACATCTCCGCCGGCGGCGTGCTGCCGATGTGCCAGGACACCGGCACCGCGATCGTGATGGGCAAGAAGTCCGAGGGCGTGCTGACCGGCGTGGCCGACGAGGAGTGGATCAGCCGCGGCGTGTACGACGCCTACACCAAGCTGAACCTGCGCTACTCGCAGATGGCCCCGCTGACCATGTGGGACGAGAAGAACACCGGCTCCAACCTGCCCGCGCAGATCGAGCTGTACTCCACCCCGACGCACGGCGACCCGGCGTACAAGTTCCTGTTCATGGCCAAGGGCGGCGGCTCCGCGAACAAGTCGTTCCTCTACCAGGAGACCAAGGCGGTGCTGAACCCGTCGCGGATGATGGAGTTCCTGGACGAGAAGATCCGGTCGCTCGGTACGGCGGCCTGCCCGCCGTACCACCTGGCGGTCGTTGTCGGCGGTACGTCGGCGGAGTACGCGCTGAAGACCGCGAAGTACGCCTCCGCGCACTACCTGGACACGCTGCCGACGGCCGGTTCGCCGGTGGGGCACGGGTTCCGGGACGTGGAGCTGGAGGAGGAGGTCTTCAAGCTCACGCAGCAGTTCGGGATCGGCGCGCAGTTCGGCGGGAAGTACTTCTGCCACGACGTCCGGGTGATCCGGCTGCCGCGGCACGGCGCGTCCTGCCCGGTCGCGATCGCGGTGTCCTGCTCGGCGGACCGGCAGGCGCTGGCGAAGATCACGCCGGAGGGGGTGTTCCTGGAGCAGCTGGAGAAGGAGCCGGCGCGGTTCCTGCCGGACACCACCGACGAGCACCTCGACGACTCCGAGGTCGTGCGCGTCGACCTCAACCGGCCGATGAGCGAGATCCGCGCGGAGCTGTCCAAGCTGCCGGTGAAGACGCGGCTGTCGCTGACCGGTCCGCTGGTGGTCGCGCGCGACATCGCGCACGCGAAGATCAAGGAGCGCCTGGACGCCGGCGAGCCGATGCCGTCGTACCTGCGCGACCACGCGGTGTACTACGCAGGCCCCGCGAAGACGCCGGAGGGGTACGCGTCCGGGTCGTTCGGTCCGACGACGGCGGGCCGGATGGACGCGTACGTCGACCAGTTCCAGGCCGCGGGCGGCTCCTTCGTGATGCTTGCCAAAGGCAACCGGTCGGCGAAGGTGACGGCAGCGTGCAAGGAGCACGGCGGGTTCTACCTCGGCTCGATCGGCGGCCCGGCGGCGCGGCTGGCGCAGGACTGCATCAAGTCGGTCGAGGTGATCGAGTACCCGGAGCTCGGCATGGAGGCGATCTGGAAGATCCAGGTCGAGGACTTCCCGGCCTTCGTGGTCGTCGACGACAAGGGGAACGACTTCTTCACCGACACGCGCAAGCCCGTCCCGCTCACGGTCCGCCCCCGCAGCTGA
- a CDS encoding hemolysin III family protein, which yields MTATSAQPQELGHRLSGRLGPLKPKLRGWLHAGTFPLATAAGIVLICLAPHANARWAAAVYTAGAMLLFGISALYHRFYWGPTGEAILRRLDHSNIFLLIAGTYTPLGMVLLHGKDRVLMLSLVWGGAVLGILFRVFWLSAPRWSYTPIYLALGWVAIFWMADIYRSGGAAVVTLIAVGGGLYSIGAVVYGTKRPNPSPRWFGFHEIFHAFTVAAFICHYIAVSIATYRAG from the coding sequence ATGACCGCTACCAGCGCCCAGCCCCAGGAACTCGGTCACCGGCTCTCCGGACGACTCGGACCGCTGAAGCCGAAACTCCGCGGATGGCTGCACGCCGGCACGTTCCCGCTCGCCACCGCCGCCGGCATCGTGCTGATCTGCCTCGCGCCGCACGCGAACGCGCGCTGGGCGGCCGCGGTCTACACGGCCGGCGCGATGCTGCTGTTCGGCATCTCGGCGCTGTACCACCGGTTCTACTGGGGCCCGACCGGCGAGGCGATCCTGCGCCGGCTCGACCACAGCAACATCTTCCTGCTGATCGCCGGCACCTACACGCCACTCGGCATGGTGCTGCTGCACGGCAAGGACCGGGTGCTGATGCTGAGCCTGGTCTGGGGCGGCGCGGTCCTCGGCATCCTGTTCCGCGTCTTCTGGCTGAGCGCACCGCGCTGGAGTTACACGCCGATCTACCTCGCGCTCGGCTGGGTCGCGATCTTCTGGATGGCCGACATCTACCGCTCCGGCGGCGCTGCCGTCGTCACGCTGATCGCGGTCGGCGGTGGCCTGTACTCGATCGGCGCCGTCGTCTACGGCACCAAGCGCCCGAACCCGTCACCCCGCTGGTTCGGTTTCCACGAGATCTTCCACGCGTTCACCGTGGCCGCCTTCATCTGCCACTACATCGCCGTCAGCATCGCGACGTACCGCGCCGGCTGA
- a CDS encoding class II fumarate hydratase, which translates to MGDDVEFRIEHDTMGEVKVPRDALWRAQTQRAVENFPISGRPLAPELVHALAQIKASAAVVNSALGVLDADRAAAIVAAADLVAAGEHDAEFPIDVFQTGSGTSTNMNVNEVLATLATRALGADVHPNDHVNASQSSNDTFPSAIHVAATAGVVQELLPALEHLADSLARKGSEFAEVVKSGRTHLMDATPVTLGQEFDGYAQQIRRGAARVRATLPRVAELPLGGTAVGTGINTPPGFAAAVITELNRRTGLELTEAEDHFEAQGARDGLVELSGQLKTIAVSLTKICNDLRWMGSGPRAGLGEIALPDLQPGSSIMPGKVNPVICEATLMVAAQVIGNDTAITVAGAGGNFELNVMLPVIARNLLESIGLLANSSRLLADRCVDGITANVEHARALAESSPSIVTPLNRYIGYENAAAVAKSALKQGKTIREVVIENGHVEKGDLTEEQLDAALDVLSMTRPATS; encoded by the coding sequence ATGGGTGATGACGTGGAATTCAGGATCGAGCACGACACGATGGGCGAGGTCAAGGTGCCTCGGGACGCGTTGTGGCGGGCTCAGACGCAGCGTGCCGTGGAGAACTTTCCGATCTCCGGGCGGCCGCTCGCGCCCGAGCTCGTGCACGCGCTGGCCCAGATCAAGGCCTCGGCCGCGGTGGTGAACTCCGCGCTCGGCGTCCTCGACGCGGACCGCGCCGCCGCGATCGTCGCCGCCGCGGACCTGGTGGCCGCGGGGGAGCACGACGCGGAGTTCCCGATCGACGTGTTCCAGACCGGTTCGGGTACGTCGACCAACATGAACGTCAACGAGGTGCTCGCCACGCTCGCCACCCGCGCGCTCGGCGCCGACGTCCACCCGAACGATCACGTCAACGCGTCGCAGTCGAGCAACGACACCTTCCCGTCGGCGATCCACGTCGCGGCCACCGCCGGCGTCGTCCAGGAGCTGCTGCCGGCGCTGGAGCACCTCGCGGATTCCCTTGCGCGTAAGGGATCCGAGTTCGCCGAGGTGGTGAAGTCCGGGCGCACGCACCTGATGGACGCGACGCCGGTGACGCTCGGCCAGGAGTTCGACGGGTACGCGCAGCAGATCCGTCGCGGTGCGGCGCGGGTGCGCGCGACCTTGCCGCGCGTGGCCGAGTTGCCCCTGGGCGGCACCGCGGTCGGGACGGGGATCAACACGCCGCCGGGGTTCGCGGCCGCGGTGATCACCGAGCTGAACCGGCGGACCGGGCTGGAGCTGACCGAGGCCGAGGACCATTTCGAGGCGCAGGGCGCGCGCGACGGGCTGGTGGAGCTGTCCGGGCAGCTGAAGACGATCGCGGTCAGCCTGACGAAGATCTGCAACGACCTGCGCTGGATGGGTTCCGGGCCGCGTGCCGGCCTCGGCGAGATCGCGCTGCCGGACCTGCAGCCCGGGTCGAGCATCATGCCCGGCAAGGTGAACCCGGTGATCTGCGAGGCGACGCTGATGGTCGCCGCCCAGGTGATCGGCAACGACACCGCGATCACCGTGGCCGGTGCCGGAGGCAACTTCGAGCTGAACGTGATGCTTCCGGTGATCGCGCGCAACCTGCTCGAGTCGATCGGCCTGCTCGCCAACAGCTCGCGGCTGCTCGCGGACCGCTGCGTCGACGGCATCACCGCGAACGTCGAGCACGCCCGCGCGCTGGCCGAGTCGTCGCCCTCGATCGTCACCCCGCTGAACCGCTACATCGGCTACGAGAACGCCGCCGCCGTCGCCAAGAGCGCTTTGAAACAAGGAAAGACGATCCGCGAGGTCGTGATCGAGAACGGTCACGTCGAGAAGGGCGACCTCACCGAGGAGCAGCTGGACGCGGCGCTCGACGTCCTCTCCATGACCCGGCCGGCCACCTCGTGA
- a CDS encoding DUF402 domain-containing protein, with protein MTQYWEPGTTIEWVYEGTGRHAHLPLVRPMTVVRDDADGLVAWLAPGTPLLKPVLVDGRETRNAGPIGMFTDERVLKLDVWRGTGILKVAPPGKPWSVWYFWAADGTFRGWYVNLEREHVRDRAARRTSTVDHVLDLWIEPDRRIEWKDEDELEGAVTAGRFTAAEAEQIVADAHAAIRDIEAWTSPFSDDWQFWRAPRDWRVPAAPTTHQPTLIAEELHS; from the coding sequence GTGACGCAGTACTGGGAGCCGGGCACGACGATCGAGTGGGTGTACGAGGGGACCGGACGGCACGCCCACCTGCCGCTCGTGCGCCCGATGACGGTGGTGCGTGACGACGCGGACGGTCTGGTCGCCTGGCTCGCGCCCGGTACCCCGTTGCTCAAACCGGTGCTGGTCGACGGGCGCGAGACGCGGAACGCCGGACCGATCGGGATGTTCACCGACGAGCGGGTGCTGAAGCTCGACGTGTGGCGGGGGACCGGGATCCTGAAGGTCGCGCCGCCCGGCAAGCCGTGGTCGGTGTGGTACTTCTGGGCCGCGGACGGGACGTTCCGCGGCTGGTACGTGAACCTCGAGCGCGAACACGTCCGCGACCGGGCGGCCCGCCGTACCAGCACCGTCGACCACGTCCTCGACCTGTGGATCGAGCCGGACCGCCGCATCGAGTGGAAGGACGAGGACGAACTGGAGGGCGCGGTCACCGCGGGCCGGTTCACCGCGGCCGAGGCGGAGCAGATCGTGGCCGACGCCCACGCCGCGATCCGCGACATCGAGGCGTGGACGTCCCCGTTCTCCGACGACTGGCAGTTCTGGCGCGCCCCCCGCGACTGGAGAGTCCCGGCCGCCCCCACCACCCACCAACCCACCCTGATCGCCGAGGAACTCCACAGTTGA
- a CDS encoding PhoH family protein, producing MAIHAKASSTSSSPAQRTFVLDTSVLLSDPHAMLRFDEHEVVVPVVVVTELEAKRHHPELGYFARTALRLLDELRILHGRLDAPLPVGEKGGTLRVELNHTDPETLPAGFRLGDNDSRILAVACNFMAEGKDVTLVSKDLPMRVKASACGLLAEEYRAELTLESGWTGMAELEVGTHVVDDLYENGTVELPEAGEYPTHTGLVMLSERGSALGRVMPDKRVRLVRGDREAFGIRGRSAEQRVALDLLLDPDIGIISLGGRAGTGKSALALCAGLESVMERRQHKKVVVFRPVFAVGGQELGYLPGTESEKMQPWGQAVFDTLGALTSGDVIDEVIDRGMLEVLPLTHIRGRSLHDSFVIVDEAQSLERNVLLTVLSRVGANSRVVLTHDVAQRDNLRVGRHDGVVAVVEQLKGHPLFAHVTLTRSERSPIAALVTEMLDDLQL from the coding sequence ATGGCCATCCACGCCAAGGCGTCAAGTACCTCATCCTCACCGGCCCAGCGCACCTTCGTGCTGGACACCTCGGTGCTGCTCTCCGACCCGCATGCGATGCTGCGGTTCGACGAGCACGAGGTGGTCGTCCCGGTGGTCGTCGTCACCGAATTGGAGGCCAAACGGCATCACCCGGAACTCGGCTACTTCGCCCGGACGGCGTTGCGACTGCTCGACGAGCTCCGGATCCTGCACGGACGACTGGACGCGCCCCTGCCAGTGGGGGAGAAGGGTGGCACCCTCCGGGTCGAACTGAACCACACCGACCCGGAGACCTTGCCGGCCGGTTTCCGGCTCGGCGACAACGACAGCCGGATCCTGGCCGTGGCCTGCAACTTCATGGCCGAGGGCAAGGACGTCACGCTGGTCTCGAAGGACCTGCCGATGCGGGTCAAGGCGTCCGCGTGCGGCCTGCTCGCCGAGGAGTACCGCGCCGAGCTCACCCTGGAGTCCGGCTGGACCGGGATGGCGGAGCTCGAGGTCGGCACGCACGTCGTCGACGACCTGTACGAGAACGGCACGGTCGAGCTGCCGGAGGCCGGCGAGTACCCGACCCACACCGGACTGGTGATGCTGTCCGAGCGGGGCAGCGCGCTCGGCCGGGTGATGCCGGACAAGCGGGTCCGGCTGGTCCGCGGCGACCGGGAGGCGTTCGGGATCCGCGGCCGGTCCGCCGAGCAGCGGGTCGCGCTCGACCTGCTGCTGGACCCCGACATCGGGATCATCTCGCTCGGCGGCCGCGCCGGCACCGGCAAGTCCGCGCTCGCGCTCTGCGCCGGGCTGGAGTCGGTGATGGAGCGCCGGCAGCACAAGAAGGTGGTCGTCTTCCGGCCGGTGTTCGCGGTCGGCGGCCAGGAGCTCGGGTACCTGCCGGGCACCGAGTCGGAGAAGATGCAGCCGTGGGGCCAGGCCGTCTTCGACACGCTCGGCGCGCTGACCAGCGGTGACGTGATCGACGAGGTCATCGACCGGGGAATGCTCGAAGTACTGCCGCTGACCCACATCCGCGGCCGGTCGCTGCACGACTCGTTCGTGATCGTCGACGAGGCGCAGTCGCTGGAGCGGAACGTGCTGCTCACGGTGCTGTCCCGGGTCGGCGCGAACTCTCGGGTGGTGCTGACGCACGATGTGGCGCAGCGCGACAACCTGCGCGTCGGCCGGCATGACGGCGTGGTCGCCGTGGTCGAGCAGCTCAAGGGGCATCCGCTGTTCGCGCACGTCACGCTGACCCGCTCGGAGCGGTCGCCGATCGCGGCGCTGGTCACCGAGATGCTCGATGACCTGCAGTTGTAA
- a CDS encoding isoprenyl transferase, which produces MRTPGKQKLRDAVYGLYERRVRRSLSPDRIPRHIGVIIDGNRRWARQVGDPVSRGHEAGANKISEFLEWCDDVGVKVVTVWMLSTDNLTRPADELEPLLRIIEQTVEELTAIGRWRIHPVGALDLLPGTTAEALKAAETATQDVEGMLVNVAVGYGGRRELADAVRSLLLEEAAKGISIEELADRVDVEHIARHLYTKGQPDPDLVIRTSGEQRLGGFLLWQSALSEFYFCEALWPDFRHVDFLRAIRSYAQRERRFGT; this is translated from the coding sequence ATGCGGACACCTGGCAAACAGAAGCTGCGCGACGCGGTCTACGGGCTGTACGAGCGCCGGGTACGCCGATCGCTGTCGCCGGACCGGATCCCGCGGCACATCGGCGTCATCATCGACGGCAACCGGCGCTGGGCGCGGCAGGTCGGCGACCCGGTGTCGCGCGGCCACGAGGCCGGGGCGAACAAGATCTCCGAGTTCCTGGAGTGGTGCGACGACGTCGGCGTCAAGGTCGTCACGGTGTGGATGCTGTCCACCGACAACCTGACCCGCCCGGCCGACGAGCTGGAGCCGCTGCTGCGGATCATCGAGCAGACCGTCGAGGAGCTGACCGCGATCGGCCGCTGGCGGATCCACCCGGTCGGAGCGCTCGACCTGCTGCCCGGCACCACCGCCGAGGCGCTCAAGGCTGCCGAGACCGCCACCCAGGACGTCGAAGGCATGCTGGTGAACGTCGCCGTCGGGTACGGCGGCCGCCGCGAGCTCGCCGACGCGGTCCGTTCGCTGCTCCTCGAGGAGGCCGCGAAGGGCATCTCGATCGAGGAACTGGCGGACCGGGTCGACGTCGAGCACATCGCCCGGCACCTGTACACGAAGGGCCAGCCGGACCCCGACCTGGTCATCCGGACGTCGGGTGAGCAGCGCCTGGGCGGTTTCCTGCTGTGGCAGAGCGCGCTGAGCGAGTTCTACTTCTGCGAGGCGCTCTGGCCGGACTTCCGGCACGTCGACTTCCTCCGCGCGATCCGGAGCTACGCCCAGCGAGAACGACGCTTCGGGACGTGA
- a CDS encoding DUF1707 domain-containing protein, whose translation MAQDDVPQEKQDVVPAPVSDDPVLRRRVSDLEREEVADVLRDAAAEGRLSYTELEDRLETLYASKTYGELVELTADLPNGPRAPHEQSLATPQYGGALVESGPVINVFMSDTKRLGNWLVPQRQEVNAVLGDVTLDYTEAQIPYDEVQIEVKSILADVKIRVPQNAIVLLDSNPILGSVTEQEAGLKAVPDPNATTAPPKRFHIRGTAILGEIKIKRGPRLSKRLGLT comes from the coding sequence GTGGCTCAGGATGACGTTCCCCAGGAGAAGCAGGACGTGGTGCCTGCGCCGGTCAGCGACGATCCGGTACTGCGTCGGCGGGTGTCCGACCTCGAGCGGGAGGAGGTCGCGGACGTACTGCGCGACGCCGCGGCCGAGGGCCGGCTGTCGTACACCGAGCTGGAGGACCGGCTCGAGACGCTGTACGCCTCCAAGACGTACGGCGAACTCGTCGAGCTGACCGCCGACCTGCCGAACGGGCCGCGCGCCCCGCACGAGCAGAGCCTGGCGACCCCGCAGTACGGCGGTGCGCTGGTCGAGTCGGGACCGGTGATCAACGTGTTCATGTCCGACACCAAGCGGCTCGGGAACTGGCTGGTCCCGCAGCGCCAGGAGGTGAACGCGGTCCTCGGCGACGTGACGCTGGACTACACCGAGGCGCAGATCCCGTACGACGAGGTGCAGATCGAGGTGAAGTCGATCCTCGCCGACGTGAAGATCCGCGTCCCGCAGAACGCGATCGTGCTGCTCGACAGCAACCCCATCCTCGGCTCGGTCACCGAACAGGAAGCCGGCCTCAAAGCGGTCCCCGACCCGAACGCCACCACCGCGCCCCCCAAACGCTTCCACATCCGCGGCACCGCCATCCTCGGCGAGATCAAGATCAAACGAGGCCCCCGCCTCAGCAAACGCCTCGGCCTCACCTGA
- a CDS encoding phosphotransferase has protein sequence MSTALAALGRDALGEEDLTALVRTITGDPASVAGAVRVEPVDYPIGTPSTESLHRVFGSTADGADWSCFVKKLQSVRHWPMLHLVPEEVRAQFINNLPWQLEVAVHRSNITELLPDGLRLPVAYRIDMYDDDRATLWMENVVQEWGPWPMDRFERAAYLLGRLSARRQPHLVEPFLPREHVTTPGIGLRFYTHGRVLRVAVPALSDPQTWRHPLLAAAVCHLGDHRLRDDLMTLAERVPAVLDALDALPQCYQHGDASPQNLLVPHDNPDEFVVIDWGFDCPQAVGFDLGQLLIGLAHAGELAAEALPAVHKVILKAFQEGLAEDGMHVSEDEVLYGYLGSLLARAAFTALPLELLGQPDAPPALFEQRVQLTRALVNLVSEVV, from the coding sequence ATGAGTACTGCGTTGGCGGCGCTGGGCCGGGATGCTCTGGGGGAGGAGGACCTGACCGCGCTCGTCCGGACGATCACCGGGGATCCGGCGTCCGTGGCGGGCGCGGTCCGGGTCGAGCCGGTCGACTACCCGATCGGCACCCCCAGCACCGAATCGTTGCACCGGGTCTTCGGCAGTACGGCGGACGGCGCCGACTGGTCCTGCTTCGTGAAGAAGCTGCAGTCGGTCCGGCACTGGCCGATGCTGCACCTCGTGCCCGAGGAAGTCCGCGCGCAGTTCATCAACAACCTGCCCTGGCAGCTGGAGGTCGCCGTCCACCGCAGCAACATCACCGAGCTCCTCCCCGACGGGCTGCGGCTGCCGGTGGCGTACCGGATCGACATGTACGACGACGACCGGGCGACCCTGTGGATGGAGAACGTGGTCCAGGAGTGGGGCCCGTGGCCGATGGACCGGTTCGAGCGAGCCGCGTACCTGCTCGGGCGGCTGTCGGCGCGCCGGCAACCGCACCTGGTGGAGCCGTTCCTCCCCCGCGAGCACGTGACCACGCCGGGCATCGGCCTGCGTTTCTACACCCACGGCCGCGTACTGCGTGTCGCCGTACCCGCGCTGTCCGACCCGCAGACGTGGCGGCACCCGCTGCTCGCGGCAGCCGTCTGCCATCTGGGAGACCACCGACTGCGCGACGACCTGATGACTCTGGCGGAGCGGGTGCCGGCGGTGCTCGATGCGCTCGATGCGTTGCCGCAGTGCTACCAGCACGGGGACGCCAGCCCGCAGAACCTGCTGGTCCCCCACGACAACCCGGACGAGTTCGTGGTCATCGACTGGGGCTTCGACTGCCCACAGGCGGTCGGGTTCGACCTGGGGCAGTTGCTGATCGGTCTCGCGCACGCGGGTGAGCTGGCGGCGGAGGCGCTGCCCGCAGTACACAAGGTGATCCTGAAGGCGTTCCAGGAGGGCCTGGCGGAGGACGGTATGCACGTGTCCGAGGACGAGGTGCTCTACGGGTACCTCGGCTCGCTGCTCGCCCGGGCCGCGTTCACCGCGCTGCCGCTGGAGTTGCTGGGCCAGCCCGACGCGCCGCCCGCGCTGTTCGAGCAGCGGGTCCAGCTGACCCGCGCCCTGGTCAACCTGGTGTCAGAGGTGGTCTAG
- a CDS encoding M28 family metallopeptidase has product MRKSLYPALGVALVAGAFLVPGNVVAAAESPDISVTNTKAHLDQLQSIATNNGGNRYTGRPGYKASADWVKSKLDAAGYTTTLQSFITSAGTSYNVIAEWPHGDANHVVMAGAHLDSVSSGPGINDNGSGSAGVLETALAYAASGQTPRNRLRFGFWGAEELGLLGSKYYVNNLPATERDKVELYLNFDMIASPNPGYFVYDDNPAGDAARDDLVAYFTSKSIQTEYIDVQGRSDHAAFRSLGIPTAGTFSGAEGIKSSAQAAKWGGTAGQAFDRCYHRSCDTISNLDLTSLDRQIDAIGHMIWTYAQKDYTGGPPPTGANLLQNPGFESGTANWTGTTGVITNSTSRPARTGSYKAWLQGNGRTSTENIGQSVAIPATASTAALSLWIRIDTAETTSSTVYDTVKVQVVDGSTAATLATYSNLNRSTSYVQKTLDVSQYKGKTVTVRFVGQEDSSLQTSFVIDDVALTAG; this is encoded by the coding sequence ATGCGCAAGTCCCTTTATCCCGCTCTCGGTGTCGCCCTGGTGGCCGGCGCGTTCCTAGTCCCGGGCAACGTCGTCGCCGCGGCCGAGTCGCCGGACATCTCGGTCACCAACACCAAGGCTCATCTCGACCAGTTGCAGTCCATCGCCACCAACAACGGCGGCAACCGCTACACCGGCCGGCCCGGCTACAAGGCCTCGGCCGACTGGGTGAAGTCCAAGCTGGACGCCGCCGGGTACACCACCACCCTGCAGTCGTTCATCACCTCGGCCGGTACGTCGTACAACGTGATCGCGGAGTGGCCGCACGGCGACGCGAACCACGTGGTGATGGCCGGCGCGCACCTGGACAGCGTCAGCTCGGGTCCGGGGATCAACGACAACGGCTCCGGCAGCGCCGGCGTACTCGAGACCGCCCTCGCCTACGCTGCCAGTGGCCAGACTCCCAGGAACCGCTTGAGGTTCGGCTTCTGGGGCGCCGAGGAGCTCGGGCTGCTCGGGTCGAAGTACTACGTGAACAACCTGCCCGCGACCGAGCGGGACAAGGTCGAGCTGTACCTGAACTTCGACATGATCGCGTCCCCGAACCCGGGGTACTTCGTGTACGACGACAACCCGGCCGGCGACGCGGCGCGCGACGACCTGGTCGCGTACTTCACCAGCAAGAGCATCCAGACCGAGTACATCGACGTCCAGGGCCGCTCGGACCACGCCGCCTTCCGGTCGTTGGGCATCCCCACGGCCGGGACGTTCTCCGGTGCCGAGGGCATCAAGTCCTCGGCGCAGGCGGCGAAGTGGGGAGGTACGGCGGGCCAGGCGTTCGACCGGTGCTACCACCGGTCGTGCGACACGATCAGCAACCTGGACCTGACGTCCCTCGACCGCCAGATCGATGCCATCGGCCACATGATCTGGACGTACGCCCAGAAGGACTACACCGGCGGGCCGCCGCCGACCGGTGCCAACCTGCTGCAGAACCCGGGCTTCGAGTCCGGTACGGCGAACTGGACCGGGACGACCGGCGTGATCACGAACAGCACCTCACGCCCGGCGCGCACGGGGTCCTACAAGGCGTGGCTGCAGGGCAACGGCCGGACCAGCACCGAGAACATCGGTCAGTCGGTCGCGATCCCGGCGACGGCGAGCACGGCGGCGCTGTCGCTGTGGATCCGCATCGACACCGCGGAGACCACGTCGTCGACGGTGTACGACACCGTGAAGGTGCAGGTCGTCGACGGCTCCACGGCGGCCACACTGGCGACGTACTCGAACCTGAACAGGAGTACGTCGTACGTGCAGAAGACGCTGGATGTGTCGCAGTACAAGGGGAAGACGGTCACGGTGCGGTTCGTCGGGCAGGAGGACTCCTCCTTGCAGACCAGCTTCGTGATCGACGACGTCGCGCTGACCGCCGGCTAG
- a CDS encoding DUF3224 domain-containing protein, with product MKFTQSFEITRWEQAAYDETGAIELGRATVGKTFSGDELEGTSTAELLMVGTPDGPAAYTAVERFTGTLGGREGSFVMLHGATADQSSSPGRIVAADGDLAGLTGAVVYEHDERGARVTVDYELP from the coding sequence ATGAAGTTCACCCAGTCGTTCGAGATCACGCGGTGGGAGCAGGCGGCGTACGACGAGACAGGCGCGATCGAGCTCGGCAGGGCGACCGTGGGCAAGACGTTCAGCGGCGACGAGCTCGAGGGCACCAGCACCGCCGAGCTGTTGATGGTGGGCACGCCCGACGGTCCGGCGGCCTACACCGCGGTCGAGCGGTTCACCGGCACGCTCGGCGGCCGGGAGGGTTCGTTCGTGATGCTGCACGGCGCGACCGCCGACCAGAGCTCGTCACCAGGCCGGATCGTGGCCGCCGACGGCGATCTGGCCGGTCTGACGGGTGCTGTCGTCTACGAGCACGACGAGCGAGGCGCCCGTGTGACCGTGGACTACGAGCTGCCCTGA